The genomic segment CCAAGAAGAACCTGATCAAGGTGCCCATCATCAACGGAACCATTCCCCACGAGCAGTACGGGAAATATGGCGGAGCCAAGGTATTTATAAAGCCGGCTTCCAGTGGTACAGGGGTGAAGGCAGGTGGTGCCATGCGTGCGGTACTGGAGAGTGTGGGTGTGAAAGATGTACTGGCTAAGAGTAAAGGCTCATCCAATCCGCACAACCTGGTAAAAGCCACCTTTGATGCACTCCTGGAACTGAGGGATGCCAACTCGGTTGCTCAGCAGAGGATGGTTTCTCTGAACAAAGTATTTAACGGATAATTCAATCATACGATGGGAAAAATCAAAGTTACCCAGATAAAAAGTGCCATCAAAAAGCCAGCCAGGCAGAAGCGGACCTTAGAGGCACTCGGTATCAGAAAGCTTCACCAGACCATTGAGGTGGAAGCCACTCCCCAGATCCTGGGAATGGTTCAGAAGGTTCTGCACCTGGTGAAAGTGGAGGAAGTCAAGTAGAAACATATATAGACGAAAGAAAATGGATTTAAGCAACTTAAAACCGGCAAAGGGTTCTACCAGGAATAGGAAAAGGATCGGGCGCGGACAGGGCTCGGGTACTGGCGGTACTTCCACAAAAGGTCATAAAGGACAGAAGTCCCGTTCGGGATACTCCCGCAAGACCGGATTTGAAGGTGGACAGATGCCGCTGCAGCGCAGGGTTCCCAAATTTGGTTTTAAAAATATCAACCGCAAGGAGTTCAAGGGGATTAACATTAGTACCCTTCAGGAGCTGGCCGGTGCACGGAAGATCACTGATATTGATGTGGATCTGCTGGTGGAAGCCGGACTGGTAAGGAAGAACAGCCTTGTGAAGATCCTCGGTAACGGGGAACTGAAAACTAAACTGAATGTAAAAGCCCATGCCTTCTCCAAATCAGCGGTAACGGCCATTGAAGCGGTAAAGGGAACAGTGGAAATTGTCTGATAATCAGATAAATAAAGAAATCGGATGAAAAAGTTTATTGAAACCATAAAGAACATCTGGAAGATTGAGGACCTGCGCTCAAGGATTATCTATACCCTTGGGATCATCCTGATCTATCGCCTGGGGACGCACATTGTTCTCCCGGGGATCGATCCGGTCATTATCTCCGAGCTGGCCGGCAACCGGCAGGGAGGGGCAGGGATTCTCGATCTGCTTAACCTCTTTACAGGCGGGGCCTTTGCAAGAGCCTCGATTTTCGGACTGGGGATCATGCCCTATATCTCCGCATCCATCGTGGTGCAGTTGCTGGGCATCGCTGTTCCTTATTTCCAGAAGTTACAGCGTGAGGGCGAGAGTGGAAGAAGGAAGATCAATCAGATCACCAGGTACCTGACGGTGGCCATTCTGATTCCCCAGGGTTTAAGCTACATCACCAGTCTTCGTTACCAGCTTCCTGCCGAGGCTTTTTCAGAACATTTCTCCCGCATGGCTGCCATGATCATCCTCACCGCAGGAACCATGTTTATCATGTGGCTCGGGGAACGGATTACAGACAAAGGAATCGGAAACGGAATCTCCCTGATCATTATGATCGGGATTATAGCCCGTTTGCCCCAGTCGCTGGGCATGGAGTTTCTTTCACGCCTGGAGCAACAGGGTGGCGGACTGGTCGCCTTTCTGGTAGAGCTGCTTATTATGTTCGTGGT from the Bacteroidales bacterium genome contains:
- the rplO gene encoding 50S ribosomal protein L15; amino-acid sequence: MDLSNLKPAKGSTRNRKRIGRGQGSGTGGTSTKGHKGQKSRSGYSRKTGFEGGQMPLQRRVPKFGFKNINRKEFKGINISTLQELAGARKITDIDVDLLVEAGLVRKNSLVKILGNGELKTKLNVKAHAFSKSAVTAIEAVKGTVEIV
- the rpmD gene encoding 50S ribosomal protein L30, with translation MGKIKVTQIKSAIKKPARQKRTLEALGIRKLHQTIEVEATPQILGMVQKVLHLVKVEEVK
- the rpsE gene encoding 30S ribosomal protein S5, translated to MSTGIRKVKTSDLELKDRLVSIQRVTKVTKGGRTFSFSAIVVVGNEEGIVGHGLGKANEVTTAIAKGVEDAKKNLIKVPIINGTIPHEQYGKYGGAKVFIKPASSGTGVKAGGAMRAVLESVGVKDVLAKSKGSSNPHNLVKATFDALLELRDANSVAQQRMVSLNKVFNG
- the secY gene encoding preprotein translocase subunit SecY — encoded protein: MKKFIETIKNIWKIEDLRSRIIYTLGIILIYRLGTHIVLPGIDPVIISELAGNRQGGAGILDLLNLFTGGAFARASIFGLGIMPYISASIVVQLLGIAVPYFQKLQREGESGRRKINQITRYLTVAILIPQGLSYITSLRYQLPAEAFSEHFSRMAAMIILTAGTMFIMWLGERITDKGIGNGISLIIMIGIIARLPQSLGMEFLSRLEQQGGGLVAFLVELLIMFVVFMATILLVQGTRRIPVQYAKRIVGNKQYGGVRQYIPLKVNAAGVMPIIFAQAFMFIPITVAGFAKADAASGFAAVFSNPVGFWYNFTNAMLIILFTYFYTAITVNPTQMAEDMKKNGGFIPGVKPGRKTADFLDSVMSRITLPGSFFLAVVAIMPAFAMMGGVNQSFAQFFGGTSLLIMVGVILDTLQQIESHLLMRHYDGLTKSGRIKGRTGSAAAI